The Anaerohalosphaeraceae bacterium sequence TCTTTTTTCTTTTTCAGTTGACGAACCATCTTATCAAACGCCGCATCCAGAGCCGTATACAGCTCCGGCCGCATCTCTTTGGCCGCGATCAGGGCCTCATGTTCCACATGGGCAATAACTTCAACTGTAAAATTCGGACCTTCTCCCTCCTCAACAAGCACTTCTACACGGGCGATATTGCTGTGAAACCGCGGCAG is a genomic window containing:
- the raiA gene encoding ribosome-associated translation inhibitor RaiA → MDKGMSMLFTITGRHIEITDAIREHAKKRADKLPRFHSNIARVEVLVEEGEGPNFTVEVIAHVEHEALIAAKEMRPELYTALDAAFDKMVRQLKKKKEKQRDNKRSGISEPEPFGKPEREDVA